A genomic stretch from Pochonia chlamydosporia 170 chromosome 4, whole genome shotgun sequence includes:
- a CDS encoding acetamidase (similar to Neosartorya fischeri NRRL 181 XP_001262805.1): MLLDYLQHRRDCRFKQDERARRIRGLTAYHAPFSPLDRDIINKPIEQLVQEVHKDPSKAADLLHTYGKVALKAHEKTNCVTEVLIEDAEKWIKDGSINFKGPLAGIPVSLKDTIDVKDYDSSVGVTSNVHKPKTEDGVTVKLLKELGAVPYIKTNVPITLLSFESANDLWGRSTNPYNSKYTPGGSTGGEGALLALGGRIGIGSDVAGSVRCPAHFSGIYSLKCSTGRWPKLGMTTSMPGQDGIPAVYSPMARTLNDLFYFTRAVLEKGTYNYDYSCHPIPWRADVVKEYKEKKGMRVGVLRTDGVIDPSPACKRALEMTEAALRRDGHEIVEINPPEPYEALYLASRLLCADGLDTVRGFFRTGEWNDRGVAQMRFYAQLPSPIKYLYYLWVRYIRRDSLWAGLLRDWHRTTTTEYWALIGRREAFKRKWWEYWQATNLDFIIAPPNATPAVPHDGMHDAVSSCGYTFMFNLLDYSAGVIPVTHVDKTKDQLPAGFNIRKLNGIARGAYKLYDADDMHGLPVGVQVIGRRLEEEKVLALMERVEEALGDDKFKLLEVD; the protein is encoded by the exons ATGCTCCTGGACTACTTACAACATCGCCGTGACTG CCGGTTCAAGCAGGATGAGCGTGCACGTCGCATTCGCGGCCTGACTGCATATCATGCCCCCTTCAGTCCATTGGATCGggacatcatcaacaagccaATTGAGCAACTCGTCCAAGAAGTGCACAAGGATCCAAGCAAGGCTGCCGACCTCCTCCACACTTATGGAAAGGTCGCATTAAAAGCCCACGAAAAGACCAACTGTGTGACTGAAGTCCTCATTGAAGATGCTGAGAAGTGGATCAAAGATGGTTCCATCAACTTCAAGGGCCCTCTTGCCGGTATCCCCGTCAGCTTGAAGGACACCATTGATGTAAAGGACTATGATAGCTCTGTCGGCGTGACCAGTAATGTTCACAAACCCAAGACTGAAGATGGCGTCACGGTCAAGCTGCTAAAGGAGTTGGGCGCCGTTCCGTACATCAAGACAAATGTGCCCATCACCCTGCTTAGTTTCGAGTCCGCCAATGACCTCTGGGGTCGTTCTACCAATCCTTACAACAGCAAGTATACTCCAGGTGGCTCCACTGGTGGTGAAGGCGCTCTGCTTGCCTTGGGCGGTAGAATTGGTATTGGCAGTGATGTTGCTGGTAGCGTTCGATGCCCTGCACACTTCTCTGGTATTTACTCTCTCAAGTGCTCGACGGGTCGATGGCCCAAGCTGGGCATGACCACAAGCATGCCGGGCCAGGACGGTATTCCTGCCGTTTATAGCCCAATGGCCAGAACACTGAATGATCTCTTCTACTTTACTCGCGCGGTTCTCGAGAAGGGCACCTACAACTACGACTACTCGTGCCACCCTATCCCTTGGAGAGCTGATGTTGTTAAGGAGtacaaggagaagaagggcatgAGGGTTGGTGTTCTGCGAACAGACGGTGTCATTGACCCTAGTCCGGCCTGCAAACGGGCTTTGGAGATGACTGAGGCCGCCCTGCGCCGAGATGGACACGAAATTGTTGAGATCAACCCTCCCGAACCCTATGAAGCTCTCTATTTGGCCTCCCGCCTCCTGTGCGCGGATGGTCTTGATACTGTCCGTGGATTCTTTAGGACTGGTGAATGGAACGACCGTGGTGTGGCTCAGATGCGATTCTATGCACAGCTTCCCAGTCCTATCAAGTACCTGTATTATCTCTGGGTACGATACATCCGCCGCGATTCTCTTTGGGCCGGTCTGCTTCGTGACTGGCATCGCACTACCACTACCGAATACTGGGCACTCATTGGCCGCAGAGAAGCTTTCAAGAGAAAATGGTGGGAGTATTGGCAGGCTACCAACTTGGACTTTATCATCGCTCCACCCAATGCTACTCCTGCCGTTCCTCATGACGGTATGCACGATGCTGTCAGCAGCTGTGGCTACACTTTCATGTTCAACTTG CTCGATTACAGCGCTGGCGTCATTCCCGTTACACACGTAGACAAGACTAAAGATCAACTCCCTGCTGGCTTCAACATCCGGAAGCTGAATGGCATTGCTCGTGGTGCTTACAAGCTGTACGACGCCGACGACATGCATGGCCTCCCCGTTGGTGTGCAGGTTATTGGGCGCAGATTAGAAGAAGAGAAGGTTCTCGCTCTGATGGAGCGCGTAGAGGAGGCACTCGGAGatgacaagttcaagttgttggaggttGATTAA
- a CDS encoding zinc ion binding protein (similar to Metarhizium acridum CQMa 102 XP_007815406.1), which translates to MTDHESLVGSYIHLAKEQRASDALHTLKKIASQVKPMMRARGWKVGQLTEFYPDQTNLLGLNVNRGAKICLRLRYPGDRNQFLPFENILDTMLHELAHIVHGPHNQQFHALWDQLRDECQGLIMKGYTGEGFLGHGQRLGGARMPDREARRLAREAAEKRRIRATISKGSGQKLGGSAPRPGQDIRQIIASAAERRNVVLKGCGSQRFNDREIVEIADTATRNGFRTQAEEDEANETAIAQALWELVQEDEKTKYGTSYVRPSANHPEGKGGGSLIPTIAAAGAGDEALAPAAGPATASREPTARDAGTNGTENTREPNFWVCETCTLHNPLAYLACEACGSERTQSKRARPADYSSEPAKKSSMTASTTGTIDLTRDSPPKKKRHDGAVPGKKATSTSDPSPSTAAEAPWVWICSFCGTAMERQWWTCSLCGKMKESSK; encoded by the exons ATGACTGACCACGAGAGCCTAGTAGGCTCATATATCCACCTCGCAAAGGAGCAGCGAGCAAGTGATGCACTCCACACATTAAAGAAGATTGCCTCACAGGTAAAGCCGATGATGAGGGCTCGCGGCTGGAAAGTCGGCCAGTTGACAGAGTTTTATCCCGACCAAACAAATCTACTAG GCTTAAACGTAAACAGAGGAGCAAAGATATGTCTCCGACTACGCTACCCCGGAGACAGGAACCAGTTCCTACCGTTTGAAAATATCCTCGACACCATGCTCCACGAACTGGCGCACATTGTCCACGGCCCGCACAACCAGCAGTTCCACGCGCTATGGGACCAACTCCGCGACGAGTGTCAAGGCCTGATCATGAAGGGATACACCGGCGAGGGATTCCTCGGCCACGGACAGCGACTAGGCGGCGCCAGAATGCCAGACCGGGAGGCACGTCGTCTTGCGCGCGAAGCCGCAGAGAAGCGACGCATTCGTGCAACTATCAGCAAGGGTTCGGGCCAGAAGCTGGGTGGCTCTGCACCGCGACCAGGACAGGATATTCGACAGATTATCGCGAGTGCGGCTGAGAGACGGAACGTTGTTCTCAAGGGATGCGGAAGCCAGCGCTTCAACGATAGGGAAATTGTTGAAATTGCTGATACGGCCACGAGGAATGGGTTCAGGACACaggccgaggaggatgaagcgAATGAAACTGCAATCGCTCAGGCACTCTGGGAACTTGTCcaggaagatgagaagaCGAAATACGGCACGTCATACGTGCGGCCATCGGCTAACCATCCGGAAGGTAAAGGCGGAGGATCACTTATACCAACGATAGCTGcggctggagctggagatgaagcACTGGCTCCTGCTGCCGGTCCAGCGACAGCCAGCCGGGAACCGACAGCCCGGGATGCAGGCACAAATGGGACTGAGAACACGAGAGAACCAAACTTTTGGGTATGCGAGACCTGCACGTTACATAATCCACTGGCATATCTCGCCTGCGAAGCATGTGGTTCAGAACGGACACAATCCAAAAGAGCACGACCTGCAGACTATTCAAGCGAAccggcaaagaagagcagtATGACTGCATCTACCACGGGTACCATAGACTTGACGCGAGATAGtccaccgaagaagaagaggcatGACGGTGCTGTACCAGGCAAGAAGGCGACGTCCACCTCGGATCCGTCGCCTTCAACTGCTGCCGAAGCGCCCTGGGTGTGGATATGCAGCTTCTGTGGGACAGCTATGGAGCGACAGTGGTGGACGTGTTCCCTATgtggcaagatgaaggagagcTCTAAATGA
- a CDS encoding autoinducer 2 sensor kinase/phosphatase luxQ (similar to Pyrenophora tritici-repentis Pt-1C-BFP XP_001937928.1), which yields MTASENLVEGSSALADIAVPIVSIPTPERVSQQNDHIDPSNDERLRLLASEAQGSTPIDGDANHHGLPEGRRFLRGPPSQPQQRDRTQSQSPLRLPIPTITPGQLAFSTMQYLPVPVIVLNNLKTVVLANEAMGRMMGLISETTPQDDATIAIERLRGQSLSQVGIDMLQDGRPVWITWESFLDSLLHDVAVRPPVLETHKAHSSQAGPGDATPTGDTTPNFNSEPHGNSLSTYSQGAVIEVVISRKGMGKTTFDNRYKGKTSEYQAFAKMIVTVWELEDNQTFFTLTFTNTNSFPTSPPSTKKSVAKPSVLEAADKRTIAVSTPSSVASSRDSSSPSFHSPGIVTMSSSPFPPLGPPSLASHSSTPSLLQKLILMKDALLDNTQMPILAMWKDGSVTFPNKAARQLLPTDADLDTCADGLDLVEKWELWDENFSRKLDVCEYPICVLLRTERPFDSMRIGLLDRDGKKIVHDVLGEAIRDDVTGEFLAAVVTGRDVTVMTEEISQIKERDDERFKLICDTMPQLVWTATPDGLHDFFNTRWYTYTGLTPKECLGMEWQMPFHPDDRPGALARWKRSLETGEPYVMEYRCRSKEGEWRWFLGRALAVRNKDTGDIEKWFGTCTDVHESIETKFNAKRTRQHLLSVIAHSQVTIFSVDPNRCVTMLEGALIWNNTYEDNHDSSRWYIGENMYTVFNRLVDQLPEGEQLEFLQPIEDILQGMTTEDVKEHGLDGRWYRTRFLPMHAKKTHNGKTTNDSIIEGVIGVIMDVTELRDREEALLKQSREKREAVANEAAAKEANRLKSQFLANMSHEIRTPITGVLGMAELLGDMDLDEEQKDYVDNIQSSATSLLTVINDILDFSKVESGRLDVEEVQFSLSLVVKEVVRMLQFAVERKDLDFQSDIGSDIENDMVVIGDPGRVRQIITNLLTNSIKFTNQGYVRFSVTTETETSDSINIKFVVEDTGIGIQEDVRKKLFQPFSQGDASTARRFGGTGLGLTICKNLLDLMHGSITLESTVGSGTKAVFWIPFNKPNGPRQSHPVQSGAIPDRLQSDLSLSCNSSEYDQGQGTSTSSEGVAVFSSMPRRRLSVRTPPSVDQDMPRTERAKMHILVVEDNPVNQKIAIKTIQKLGFQVTAAWNGKEALEYLTVTSRGQNTKPDMILMDVQMPIIDGYKCTHVLRYHSPYKTLLQDVPIVAMTASAIHGDREKCNKAGMDDYLAKPVTMNILERMLVRWCLARRKVPGNREARSNCSQGSGRCDTAGIPQVGHEGAGDGSEKMVGEEFQSSLTTPKPLTSANGQPEPSPFDSPVAPELNVQIRRQEEEQELSSMLQENKLIDAAGGPSFYHTPSFQEPSPGEALTEENMQKLKSETSNFEQ from the exons ATGACAGCTTCCGAGAATTTGGTCGAAGGCAGTTCCGCCTTAGCTGACATAGCTGTGCCAATTGTTTCAATTCCCACGCCCGAAAGAGTCTCGCAGCAGAACGACCACATTGACCCTTCCAACGATGAGCGTTTAAGGTTGCTCGCCTCAGAAGCACAGGGCTCAACACCgattgatggtgatgccaacCATCATGGCCTTCCGGAGGGTCGGAGATTTCTCCGGGGCCCTCCCAGCCAACCACAGCAACGAGATCGAACTCAATCCCAGAGCCCTCTGCGACTTCCCATTCCGACTATAACCCCCGGTCAGTTAGCATTTTCCACAATGCAATACCTACCGGTCCCCGTAATTGTTCTCAACAACTTAAAGACGGTAGTGTTGGCAAATGAAGCTATGGGTCGTATGATGGGCCTAATATCTGAGACCACGCCACAAGACGATGCAACCATAGCAATTGAGCGTCTGCGAGGTCAAAGTCTATCACAAGTAGGAATTGATATGCTGCAAGATGGCCGGCCTGTTTGGATAACCTGGGAGTCATTTCTCGACAGCCTATTGCATGATGTTGCCGTGCGCCCTCCGGTGTTGGAGACGCACAAAGCACACTCCTCACAAGCAGGCCCTGGTGATGCTACTCCTACTGGAGACACTACGCCAAACTTCAACAGCGAGCCTCACGGGAACTCGCTGAGTACGTATTCCCAAGGTGCTGTCATTGAGGTGGTCATCAGCCGGAAAGGCATGGGGAAGACGACATTTGACAATCGCTACAAGGGAAAGACATCCGAGTATCAAGCATTTGCCAAAATGATTGTCACGGTTTGGGAACTTGAAGACAACCAGACCTTTTTTACCTTAACTTTTACAAACACGAATTCTTTCCCAACGTCACCGCCGAGTACAAAGAAATCCGTTGCGAAGCCGAGCGTATTGGAAGCTGCCGACAAACGAACAATTGCCGTGTCGACCCCTTCGTCAGTTGCATCAAGTCGCGATTCGAGCTCGCCCTCATTTCACAGCCCAGGTATTGTCACCATGTCGTCGAGCCCATTTCCTCCCCTTGGCCCTCCGTCGTTGGCCTCACATTCAAGCACACCCTCCCTGCTGCAAAAGCTTATCCTCATGAAGGATGCTTTGCTTGACAATACCCAAATGCCCATCTTAGCCATGTGGAAGGATGGGAGCGTCACTTTCCCCAACAAAGCTGCAAGGCAACTGCTTCCAACCGATGCCGATCTAGATACCTGTGCCGACGGTCTCGATCTTGTAGAAAAGTGGGAGCTCTGGGATGAAAATTTCAGCCGAAAGCTAGATGTCTGCGAATACCCCATCTGTGTTCTCCTTCGTACCGAACGCCCATTTGACAGCATGCGGATTGGGTTGCTTGACCGCGATGGGAAGAAGATTGTGCACGATGTGCTTGGTGAAGCCATCCGAGACGACGTGACCGGCGAATTTTTAGCGGCCGTCGTTACAGGCAGAGATGTTACAGTTATGACTGAGGAGATATCGCAAATAAAAGAGCGGGACGACGAACGCTTCAAGCTAATTTGCGATACAATGCCACAACTAGTTTGGACAGCGACCCCTGATGGACTACacgacttcttcaacacTCGGTGGTACACATATACAGGTCTCACTCCGAAAGAATGCCTCGGAATGGAATGGCAAATGCCATTTCACCCAGATGATAGACCAGGCGCGCTGGCTCGATGGAAACGCTCTCTAGAAACAGGCGAGCCATATGTAATGGAATACCGTTGCCGAAGCAAAGAGGGCGAATGGAGATGGTTTCTCGGCCGTGCCTTAGCAGTGAGAAACAAGGATACAGGTGACATCGAGAAGTGGTTTG GTACATGTACCGACGTTCATGAGAGTATTGAGACCAAGTTCAATGCCAAACGCACCCGCCAACATCTATTGAGTGTAATTGCTCACTCTCAGGTCACAATCTTCAGTGTAGACCCGAATCGTTGCGTGACTATGCTTGAAGGAGCTTTGATCTGGAATAACACGTATGAAGATAATCACGACTCGAGCCGCTGGTACATTGGAGAGAATATGTACACCGTTTTCAATCGGCTTGTCGACCAACTCCCAGAAGGCGAGCAGCTCGAGTTTCTCCAACCCATTGAGGACATCTTGCAGGGTATGACTACGGAAGATGTCAAAGAACACGGTCTAG ATGGCCGCTGGTATCGCACGCGATTCCTGCCCATGCATGCGAAAAAGACACACAACGGCAAGACAACCAATGACAGCATCATAGAAGGAGTCATTGGCGTTATCATGGATGTCACTGAGCTGCGGGACAGGGAAGAGGCCCTACTGAAACAATCACGCGAGAAGCGAGAGGCCGTAGCGAACGAGGCTGCCGCCAAGGAAGCCAATAGATTGAAGAGCCAATTTTTGGCCAACATGTCTCACGAGATCCGAACACCCATTACAGGCGTGCTAGGTATGGCTGAACTGCTTGGCGAtatggatttggatgaagagcaaaaggATTACGTCGACAATATTCAGAGCTCAGCCACCTCTCTATTAACGGTTATCAACGACATTCTTGATTTTTCCAAAGTCGAGTCTGGGCGACTGGATGTAGAAGAAGTCCAATTCTCTTTGTCGCTCGTTGTCAAAGAAGTCGTGCGAATGCTTCAGTTTGCCGTAGAGCGAAAGGATCTCGATTTCCAGTCGGACATTGGGAGTGACATTGAAAACGATATGGTCGTAATCGGTGACCCGGGGCGAGTACGACAGATCATTACGAACCTATTGACGAACAGTATAAAATTCACAAATCAAGGATATGTAAGGTTTTCCGTCACCACGGAGACTGAGACGTCGGATTCGATCAATATCAAATTCGTCGTCGAGGACACTGGTATCGGCATTCAAGAAGACGTACGGAAGAAACTTTTCCAACCTTTCAGTCAAGGGGATGCCTCTACAGCCCGGCGTTTTGGCGGGACTGGACTGGGACTCACCATTTGCAAAAATCTTTTGGACCTGATGCACGGAAGCATTACCTTGGAATCCACGGTTGGTAGCGGAACCAAGGCTGTCTTCTGGATTCCATTCAACAAACCCAATGGGCCGAGGCAGTCTCATCCAGTTCAGAGCGGGGCGATTCCGGATAGGTTGCAGTCCGACTTGAGTTTATCTTGCAACAGTTCTGAATATGATCAGGGTCAGGGAACTTCGACAAGCTCTGAAGGTGTTGCAGTCTTCTCATCGATGCCTCGCCGTCGCCTCTCCGTGCGAACGCCTCCTAGCGTTGACCAGGATATGCCTCGAACAGAGCGCGCCAAAATGCACATCCTGGTTGTCGAGGACAA CCCGGTAAACCAGAAGATTGCTATTAAAACAATCCAGAAACTTGGTTTCCAGGTCACTGCGGCATGGAACGGCAAAGAGGCTTTGGAGTACCTTACGGTCACCTCTCGCGGCCAAAATACGAAGCCAGACATGATCCTTATGGATGTCCAAATGCCAATCATCGATGGGTACAAATGCACCCACGTTTTGCGATATCACTCCCCTTACAAGACACTGCTGCAAGACGTTCCAATTGTGGCCATGACTGCGTCTGCCATCCATGGTGACCGGGAAAAGTGCAATAAAGCTGGGATGGACGACTATTTAGCCAAACCAGTGACAATGAATATACTTGAAAGAATGCTGGTACGGTGGTGTCTCGCGAGACGCAAGGTACCGGGGAATAGAGAGGCACGCTCGAACTGCTCGCAGGGGAGCGGACGTTGTGATACCGCAGGAATTCCTCAAGTTGGACATGAAGGAGCCGGCGACGGATCCGAGAAAATGGTGGGAGAAGAATTCCAAAGCAGTCTTACGACACCGAAACCTCTAACAAGTGCCAACGGACAGCCCGAGCCCTCACCGTTTGATTCCCCTGTGGCACCTGAGTTGAATGTGCAGATCAGGCGtcaggaagaggagcaggAATTGTCTAGCATGTTGCAAGAGAACAAGTTGATCGACGCTGCAGGCGGACCGTCGTTCTATCACACTCCGTCATTTCAAGAACCAAGCCCTGGAGAGGCATTAACAGAAGAGAATatgcagaagctgaagagcGAGACCAGTAATTTTGAGCAGTAG
- a CDS encoding NADPH oxidase (similar to Coccidioides immitis RS XP_001239217.1) produces MAGQLGYGELIRKQFTPQKLFFHILFWTFHWGIFAYGWYKQAADIRLAGLNTLKFSVWISRGAGLVLSVDGMLILLPVCRTIMRWLRPKVRFLPLDENLWFHRQLAYALLIFSTFHVGAHYVNFFNVEKTQIRPVSALQIHYAQAGGITGHVMLLCMLLMYTTAHSRIRQQSFETFWYTHHLFIPFLLALYTHTVGCFVRDSVDAFSPFAGDPYWTHCIGYLGWRWELWTGGLYLIERLYREIRARRETKITRVVRHPYDVVEIQFNKPSFKYKAGQWLFLQVPSISKYQWHPFTITSCPFDPYVSVHVRQVGDFTRALGDATGAGGAQAKLYDGVDPMGMYEVALQNGQQMPGLRIDGPYGAPAEDVFENEIAVLIGTGIGVTPWAAILKNIWHLRNSPNPPTRLRRVEFIWVCKDTGSFEWFQTLLSSLEEQSNEAARVPGSSGVEFLKIHTYLTQKLDMDTTQNIVLNSVGAEMDPLTELKSRTHFGRPDFKRLFTTMRDGILDRTYLNGLEGSMRTTVGVYFCGPSAAARDIKSACKAATVREVNFRFWKEHF; encoded by the exons ATGGCGGGCCAACTGGGGTATGGCGAGTTGATTCGCAAGCAGTTTACACCACAAAAGTTGTTCTTTCATATCCTCTTCTGGACATTTCATTGGGGCATCTTTGCTTATGGATG GTATAAGCAGGCCGCGGACATACGACTGGCTGGTCTGAACACTTTGAAGTTCTCTGTCTGGATATCTCGAGGCGCTGGCTTGGTGCTTAGTGTCGACGGAATGCTCATCCTCTTGCCTGTCTGCCGCACAATTATGCGCTGGCTCCGACCCAAGGTCCGctttcttcctcttgacGAGAATCTCTGGTTCCACAGACAACTGGCCTACGCATTGCTTATATTTTCGACTTTCCACGTCGGTGCCCATTACgtcaatttcttcaacgtcGAAAAAACTCAGATTCGTCCCGTCAGCGCTCTTCAGATTCACTATGCCCAGGCAGGTGGTATTACGGGTCATGTAATGTTGCTGTGCATGCTCCTCATGTACACCACCGCCCATTCCCGAATCCGCCAGCAGTCATTCGAAACTTTTTGGTACACGCACCATCTCTTCATTCCTTTTCTGTTGGCTCTGTATACGCACACCGTCGGATGCTTCGTGCGAGACTCAGTGGACGCCTTTTCGCCTTTTGCAGGTGACCCATACTGGACTCACTGTATCGGATACCTAGGCTGGCGATGGGAGCTGTGGACTGGTGGTCTCTATTTGATCGAGCGTCTGTACCGTGAAATCCGTGCGCGCCGGGAGACCAAAATCACCAGGGTTGTCCGCCACCCGTACGACGTTGTCGAAATTCAATTCAACAAGCCCTCATTCAAATACAAGGCCGGTCAGTGGCTCTTCCTCCAGGTCCCTTCAATCTCAAAATACCAGTGGCACCCATTCACCATTACATCGTGCCCCTTTGATCCCTATGTTTCCGTCCACGTCAGACAAGTTGGAGACTTCACCCGCGCCTTGGGTGATGCTactggagctggtggtgctcaAGCTAAGCTGTATGACGGAGTCGATCCCATGGGTATGTACGAAGTTGCGCTGCAAAATGGACAGCAAATGCCTGGTCTTCGCATCGACGGACCGTACGGAGCACCCGCAGAAGACGTGTTTGAGAACGAAATCGCCGTGTTGATTGGCACTGGTATCGGCGTCACACCGTGGGCGGCCATCCTCAAAAACATCTGGCACCTTCGTAACTCTCCCAACCCGCCTACCCGACTTCGTCGCGTGGAATTCATCTGGGTTTGCAAGGACACCGGTTCCTTTGAGTGGTTCCAGACTTTACTTTCCTCCCTGGAGGAGCAGTCCAATGAAGCTGCTCGCGTTCCTGGCAGCTCTGGAGTTGAATTCCTCAAAATCCACACCTATCTTACTCAgaagctggacatggacacgaCACAAAATATTGTGCTCAACAGTGTCGGTGCTGAGATGGATCCTCTTACCGAACTCAAGTCAAGGACTCACTTTGGTCGTCCCGACTTTAAGAGACTCTTCACTACCATGAGAGATGGCATTCTTGACAGGACATATCTCAACGGCTTAGAGGGAAGCATGCGAACGACTGTTGGTGTCTATTTCTGCGGTCCCTCCGCAGCTG CCCGTGATATCAAGTCGGCATGCAAGGCTGCCACCGTTCGAGAAGTCAACTTTAGATTCTGGAAGGAGCATTTCTAA